In a genomic window of Methanorbis rubei:
- a CDS encoding DUF373 family protein, translated as MTAGRILILSVDRDDDIGYKAGVTSPVVGREACLDAATRLGIADPEDSDTNAIFQAVKTYDELKGKGEDVEVAVIGGNHMNMLEGDRRIAELLEDLVAQTGVEKCVLISDGAEDEFVLPIIQSYLKVSGVVRVVIKQLPNIEGTYYIIKKLFNDPKIARSVLVPIALAMILYVAASLLSPEIPAMLVVIGIIGVYLLIKGFDLDEYVGYIYYGFVDSFHKGRISFVAYAIAGILTLCGVIAGLMSIVTYYPVTGDPGLLYNVMTFLYGAVIWVVVGGLVAVAGKIADCVQNERAALARMFVVPFFIVALGMIVYGAVIYFLSISPIEPFPFTTTEGVVAIILLTLAGLIVAFTGIYYRPLVQRYVLAWIDRKMRQDKEEEEKTHAPVYKKIKY; from the coding sequence ATGACTGCGGGACGAATTCTGATTCTCAGCGTCGATCGGGACGATGATATCGGATATAAGGCAGGCGTGACGAGTCCTGTTGTGGGGAGAGAGGCGTGTCTGGATGCTGCGACGCGTCTTGGTATTGCAGATCCGGAGGATTCGGATACGAATGCGATTTTTCAGGCAGTTAAGACGTATGATGAGCTGAAGGGCAAGGGCGAGGATGTGGAGGTTGCGGTTATCGGCGGCAATCATATGAATATGCTGGAGGGTGACCGCCGGATTGCTGAACTTTTGGAGGATCTGGTTGCACAGACCGGGGTTGAGAAGTGTGTGCTGATTTCGGATGGTGCGGAGGATGAGTTTGTTCTGCCGATTATCCAGTCGTATCTGAAGGTGTCGGGTGTTGTGCGTGTGGTGATTAAGCAGCTGCCGAATATCGAGGGTACGTACTATATTATTAAAAAACTGTTTAATGATCCGAAGATTGCGCGAAGCGTTCTGGTGCCGATTGCGCTTGCGATGATTTTGTATGTGGCGGCGTCCCTGCTGTCTCCAGAGATTCCGGCGATGCTGGTGGTGATCGGTATTATCGGTGTGTATCTGCTGATTAAGGGTTTCGATCTGGATGAGTATGTGGGTTATATTTACTACGGGTTTGTTGATTCATTCCATAAAGGGCGGATTTCGTTCGTGGCGTATGCGATTGCCGGAATTCTGACGCTCTGCGGTGTGATTGCTGGTCTGATGAGTATTGTGACGTACTATCCGGTGACGGGGGATCCCGGGCTGCTCTATAATGTGATGACGTTCCTGTATGGTGCGGTTATCTGGGTGGTTGTGGGCGGTCTTGTTGCGGTGGCTGGTAAGATTGCGGACTGTGTGCAGAATGAGCGGGCGGCTCTTGCACGGATGTTTGTGGTGCCGTTCTTTATTGTTGCGCTGGGGATGATTGTGTATGGGGCGGTGATTTATTTCCTGTCGATTTCACCGATTGAGCCGTTCCCGTTTACGACGACTGAGGGTGTTGTGGCTATTATCCTCCTGACGCTTGCGGGGCTGATTGTGGCGTTTACGGGCATTTATTACCGCCCGCTTGTGCAGCGGTATGTGCTTGCGTGGATTGATCGAAAGATGCGTCAGGATAAGGAAGAGGAGGAGAAGACGCACGCTCCGGTGTATAAGAAGATTAAATACTGA
- a CDS encoding tyrosine-type recombinase/integrase, with protein sequence MHDLEILIHTYLEYCRYQKGLNEKTLQAYKIDLLQYHSYYSGCPIPEVLSRNNLIHYITHLHKNYKPRSSKRKIASLKAFCAYLQYEEIFPENPFERIKTKFQEPLLLPRTIPFVNIETLLITAYAEAKHHADTNHYHTCLRDIAVLELLFATGIRVSELCGLNQMDIDLDRGVVKIYGKGARERIVQIGHAEVLAALIRYRDAFTQDIESGGAFFVNRVHHRLSEQSVRLMINKYTEKASLPLHITPHMFRHIYVKRMTKNILQ encoded by the coding sequence ATGCATGATCTCGAAATACTCATACACACCTATCTTGAATACTGCAGGTATCAGAAAGGCCTCAACGAAAAAACCCTCCAAGCCTACAAAATTGATCTCTTACAGTATCACTCCTACTATTCTGGCTGTCCCATCCCCGAAGTCCTCTCCCGGAATAACCTCATTCACTACATCACCCATCTCCACAAAAACTACAAACCACGAAGCTCCAAACGAAAAATTGCCAGCCTCAAAGCATTCTGCGCATACCTGCAGTATGAAGAAATATTTCCTGAGAACCCCTTCGAACGAATCAAAACAAAATTTCAGGAACCTCTCCTTTTGCCTCGCACCATCCCTTTCGTAAACATCGAAACTCTTCTGATTACCGCCTATGCAGAGGCAAAACATCATGCAGATACCAATCATTATCACACCTGTCTGCGGGATATTGCAGTTTTGGAACTTCTCTTCGCCACCGGGATCCGTGTATCTGAATTGTGCGGACTTAATCAAATGGACATTGATCTTGATCGCGGCGTTGTCAAGATCTATGGAAAGGGTGCCAGGGAGCGAATTGTTCAGATCGGCCATGCTGAGGTACTGGCCGCACTCATCCGGTATCGTGATGCATTCACTCAGGATATTGAATCAGGTGGTGCTTTTTTCGTGAACCGTGTCCATCATCGCCTATCTGAGCAGTCTGTGAGACTCATGATCAACAAGTACACCGAGAAGGCCTCTCTTCCTCTTCATATAACTCCGCACATGTTCCGGCACATTTATGTCAAGCGCATGACAAAAAATATTTTGCAATAA
- a CDS encoding DNA cytosine methyltransferase, whose translation MKKYNAIDLFAGCGGMSEGIKQAGFSVVAAVEINKNAASVYKLNHLETNVFECDIRTLDSNKIRELLHGEPLHLLAGCPPCQGFSSVRCKNKREAVVDGRNNLIDEFLRLIVDLHPQCIMLENVPGIIKYERFLHFYDELIKIGYNISHLIVDFSKYGVPQRRKRLVLLGALGDALEIDTVERKKCTVREAIGKLEKTSNTKDDMHKMLPNHSNRIKKMISVIPKEGGSQKDLPEIYRLNCHKKSNIGFSDVYGRMKWDDVAPTITGGCLNPSKGRFLHPEEDRCISAREASLLQTFPYDYIFPTNIPKESIASMIGNALPPLFSQIQCTVIYNYLLTKGEGAYAR comes from the coding sequence ATGAAAAAATATAATGCTATAGACTTATTTGCTGGTTGTGGAGGCATGTCAGAAGGAATTAAACAAGCTGGCTTTTCTGTTGTTGCTGCTGTTGAAATAAACAAAAATGCCGCGAGTGTATATAAATTAAATCATTTAGAAACCAATGTGTTTGAATGTGATATACGGACTTTGGATTCCAATAAAATAAGGGAATTATTGCATGGTGAACCGCTTCATCTTCTTGCCGGATGCCCTCCATGCCAAGGATTTTCTTCCGTAAGGTGCAAAAATAAAAGAGAAGCTGTTGTAGATGGACGAAATAATTTAATTGATGAGTTTTTAAGATTGATAGTGGATCTCCACCCACAATGTATTATGTTGGAAAATGTACCTGGAATAATTAAATACGAAAGATTTTTACATTTTTATGATGAACTTATAAAAATTGGATACAATATCTCGCATTTAATTGTTGATTTTTCAAAATATGGTGTGCCACAACGCAGAAAAAGATTAGTGCTTTTGGGCGCTCTTGGAGATGCCTTGGAAATAGATACAGTTGAAAGAAAAAAATGTACTGTCCGTGAAGCAATTGGCAAGCTAGAGAAAACATCAAATACAAAAGATGATATGCACAAAATGTTACCTAATCACTCTAATCGCATAAAAAAGATGATTTCTGTAATTCCTAAAGAGGGAGGGAGCCAAAAAGATTTACCCGAAATATACCGTCTGAATTGCCACAAAAAATCTAATATTGGATTTTCAGATGTTTATGGTAGGATGAAATGGGATGATGTCGCACCTACTATTACTGGAGGTTGCCTTAATCCTTCAAAGGGACGCTTTCTACATCCTGAGGAAGACAGATGTATTTCGGCAAGGGAAGCCTCTCTCTTACAAACATTTCCTTATGATTACATATTTCCTACAAATATTCCTAAAGAATCTATAGCTAGTATGATTGGAAATGCTTTGCCGCCACTGTTTAGCCAAATACAATGCACAGTAATATATAATTATCTTTTAACTAAAGGTGAGGGTGCATATGCTCGATGA
- the ilvA gene encoding threonine ammonia-lyase: MLTLDKIYHAAYILRPVIRKTDIIYAPNLSKDGYVYLKTENLQITGSFKVRGAYYKISQLSPEEKSRGVIACSAGNHAQGVALAAAKNGINSLICIPDSAPISKIEATKSYGAEVELVAGAYDDAYARACELQKEQSRTFIHPFDDDDVIAGQGTIGLEILDQLPNADAVVVPIGGGGLISGIAFVMKHLKPDCKIYGVQTEGAPSMKRSVDLQKKSPLAAVSTFADGIAVKCPGDITFDMVSKYVDEIVTVTDDEVASAVLELIEHQKLIAEGAGAVSVAAVMFGKIDVAGKNVVCVLSGGNIDVTILSRVITRGLLKSGRVANLTIPLIDKPGQLQGISEIIAQLGGNVVSVHHDRGEANSAINSCVIKIGMETRDQKQIDEIKSALQGAGYKLM, from the coding sequence ATGCTTACTCTCGACAAGATCTATCATGCCGCCTACATCCTGCGGCCGGTCATCAGAAAGACCGATATCATCTATGCCCCCAATCTCAGTAAGGACGGGTATGTGTATCTGAAGACGGAAAATCTTCAGATTACGGGTTCATTCAAGGTTCGCGGTGCCTACTATAAGATATCGCAACTCAGTCCCGAAGAAAAATCGCGGGGAGTCATTGCGTGCTCGGCAGGAAACCATGCCCAGGGTGTTGCTCTTGCGGCGGCAAAGAACGGTATTAACTCTCTGATCTGTATTCCGGACAGCGCGCCGATCTCAAAGATTGAGGCGACAAAGTCGTATGGTGCAGAAGTGGAGCTGGTGGCAGGTGCATATGACGATGCGTATGCCAGGGCGTGCGAGCTGCAGAAGGAGCAGAGCAGGACATTTATTCATCCGTTCGATGACGACGACGTGATCGCTGGCCAGGGGACGATTGGTCTGGAGATTTTGGATCAGCTGCCGAACGCTGATGCGGTCGTGGTTCCGATCGGCGGCGGCGGACTTATCTCAGGCATTGCGTTTGTGATGAAGCATCTGAAACCGGATTGTAAGATCTACGGCGTGCAGACCGAAGGAGCCCCTTCGATGAAGCGGTCTGTTGATCTGCAGAAGAAGTCTCCGCTTGCGGCAGTCTCAACGTTCGCGGACGGTATTGCGGTGAAGTGTCCGGGCGATATTACGTTTGATATGGTCAGCAAGTATGTTGATGAGATCGTGACAGTAACGGATGACGAGGTTGCGAGTGCGGTTCTTGAGCTGATCGAGCATCAGAAACTGATCGCCGAAGGAGCGGGAGCGGTTTCTGTTGCTGCGGTGATGTTTGGCAAGATCGATGTCGCAGGCAAGAATGTGGTGTGTGTGCTTTCCGGCGGCAATATTGATGTGACGATTTTGAGCCGCGTTATCACCCGCGGTCTTCTGAAGTCAGGACGTGTTGCGAATCTGACGATTCCGCTGATCGATAAACCGGGGCAGCTGCAGGGAATTTCAGAGATCATTGCACAGCTTGGTGGCAATGTGGTGAGCGTGCATCATGATCGCGGTGAGGCAAACTCTGCGATCAACAGCTGCGTGATTAAGATCGGTATGGAGACCCGCGATCAGAAACAGATCGATGAGATCAAGAGTGCTCTCCAGGGTGCCGGTTACAAACTTATGTGA
- a CDS encoding ATP-binding protein, translated as MQRSVLLHRLVLFRSLLDLPVYHKLSLLLADDGTDTARFTDYYTEFVAELYYYTDNLSEYIRKTVYESDNLHIRLVAEKKPVSPHIASALEEELRILEQISCITPGDITPPNTGFLPQWNTTEIDLVRGYAEHAANIHQVGYGIYAAHHMFIVKDDHILPLRYPDPQALADLYGYEAEREKVIANTLALLEGKPAVNVLLYGDAGTGKSSTVKAIVNEYSSKGLRLIEVKKSQLESIPSVIEELASNPLKFILFIDDLSFSEGDGDFTALKAILEGSAAARTKNIVIYATSNRRHLVRVTFSSRAGDDIHVNETLEETISLSARFGLVITFQKPDRDAYLAIVSSLAKEHGLTIPQDVLFKGAEMHALRSSGRTPRAAKHYIELLAANTIQ; from the coding sequence ATGCAGCGCTCCGTACTCCTTCATCGACTCGTACTATTCCGCAGTCTCCTTGATCTGCCAGTCTATCACAAACTCTCACTCTTACTTGCTGATGATGGAACAGACACCGCGCGATTTACTGATTATTATACCGAATTTGTCGCAGAACTCTACTATTATACTGACAATCTCAGCGAATATATCAGAAAAACCGTCTACGAAAGTGACAACCTCCATATCCGACTGGTTGCCGAAAAAAAACCAGTCTCCCCGCATATTGCGTCCGCCCTCGAGGAAGAACTCAGAATTCTTGAACAGATCAGCTGCATAACTCCTGGCGATATCACTCCGCCCAACACTGGATTTCTGCCGCAGTGGAACACCACAGAGATTGACCTCGTCAGAGGCTACGCAGAACATGCTGCAAACATTCACCAAGTCGGTTACGGCATCTATGCCGCTCATCACATGTTCATCGTCAAAGACGATCATATCCTGCCTCTCCGGTATCCTGACCCGCAGGCACTTGCCGACCTCTACGGTTACGAAGCAGAACGGGAAAAAGTGATAGCCAATACCCTTGCTCTCCTTGAGGGAAAACCTGCTGTGAATGTTCTTCTGTATGGTGATGCAGGAACTGGCAAAAGCTCCACCGTCAAAGCCATCGTCAACGAATATTCTTCAAAGGGTCTGCGGCTCATTGAAGTCAAAAAGTCCCAGCTTGAATCCATCCCTTCGGTTATCGAAGAGCTTGCATCCAACCCCCTCAAGTTCATCCTCTTCATCGACGACCTCTCCTTCTCCGAAGGCGACGGAGACTTCACCGCACTCAAAGCAATCCTTGAAGGAAGTGCTGCAGCCCGCACCAAAAACATCGTCATCTATGCAACCAGCAACCGTCGTCATCTTGTTCGTGTCACCTTCAGTAGCCGAGCCGGCGACGACATCCATGTGAATGAAACGCTCGAAGAGACCATCAGCCTCTCCGCACGGTTCGGCCTCGTTATCACCTTCCAAAAACCTGACCGCGACGCATATCTTGCAATCGTCTCCTCACTTGCCAAGGAGCACGGGCTTACCATTCCACAGGATGTTCTTTTCAAAGGAGCGGAAATGCATGCACTTCGCAGCAGCGGCAGGACTCCGCGTGCCGCAAAACATTACATCGAACTGCTTGCCGCAAACACTATTCAATAG